From the genome of Streptomyces sp. V1I1, one region includes:
- a CDS encoding DUF2599 domain-containing protein, which translates to MATPRRSARTKPTLARAAAIALAAVAALTVQTPPAAADDICGHQVGGDILKKYRDIGGENSPLGCPTSDELTTPNGRGKYNTFTGGSIYWTPEHGAHPVWGAIRDKWAGIGWEAGKLGFPVGDELTNTDGQGKRQQFEGGTVYWHPTLSHGAHPVWGRIGELWGEHGWEGGEFGYPTSDETPVDRINGVTQSFSGRQATLYWSASMGPKQGVCEGECVGYQAHTNAEWISKTRVARGIDNGNVDVEIFPTDAGFEDADRDYDRLWDQAWSAVPYPKKLTDAQGSSMYKQLACHARYSYPLPGGGHNGGDTWQLESWRPDVSWDYAMNPIPVGLHGCNWT; encoded by the coding sequence TTGGCCACACCACGGCGATCCGCCCGCACAAAGCCCACGCTGGCCCGCGCCGCGGCCATCGCCCTCGCGGCCGTCGCCGCCCTGACCGTGCAGACGCCTCCGGCCGCCGCCGACGACATCTGCGGCCACCAGGTCGGCGGCGACATCCTGAAGAAGTACCGCGACATCGGCGGCGAGAACTCCCCCCTCGGATGCCCCACATCCGACGAGCTGACCACCCCCAACGGGCGAGGCAAGTACAACACCTTCACCGGCGGCTCGATCTACTGGACCCCCGAGCACGGCGCCCACCCCGTATGGGGAGCCATCCGCGACAAGTGGGCAGGCATCGGCTGGGAGGCCGGGAAGCTCGGCTTCCCCGTCGGCGACGAGCTGACCAACACCGACGGCCAGGGCAAACGACAGCAGTTCGAAGGCGGCACCGTCTACTGGCACCCCACCCTCTCCCACGGCGCCCACCCCGTGTGGGGAAGGATCGGCGAGCTGTGGGGCGAACACGGATGGGAAGGCGGAGAGTTCGGCTACCCCACCAGCGACGAAACCCCCGTCGACAGAATCAACGGCGTCACCCAGTCCTTCTCCGGCCGCCAGGCCACCCTGTACTGGTCCGCCTCCATGGGCCCCAAGCAGGGCGTCTGCGAAGGCGAATGTGTCGGCTACCAGGCCCACACCAACGCGGAATGGATCAGCAAGACACGCGTGGCGCGCGGCATCGACAACGGCAACGTCGATGTCGAGATCTTCCCCACCGACGCTGGCTTCGAAGACGCCGACCGCGACTACGACCGCCTGTGGGACCAGGCATGGAGCGCGGTCCCCTACCCGAAGAAGCTCACCGACGCCCAAGGGTCGTCGATGTACAAGCAGCTCGCCTGCCACGCCCGCTACTCCTACCCACTCCCCGGAGGCGGTCACAACGGAGGCGACACCTGGCAGTTGGAGTCGTGGCGGCCGGATGTGTCCTGGGACTACGCCATGAATCCCATCCCCGTCGGCCTCCACGGCTGCAACTGGACCTGA
- a CDS encoding SpoIIE family protein phosphatase: protein MTEHRIPDEGPAGPSAEAARPAGGPLAQVGGTAPMDPQVTRTPRPPPPRRGRAGDASGRPEWGPLAPARDAGRTASRAESPEVEHSRDAATHDAGPQTDRLRYLDVATRQIARGMDLDETLLELRRAAVPAFADAIVIHLHDPLPVGDEKPATPVALKLHSIDIAPEARDADWSRMPLLGSLLTCPDVAELTGLLRAGRPAFGDAPGIAPAVAELLGRMASAPGTLPPGRRLIIAPLHGRHRALGTVVLLRRPDRPAFTGDDLLVASQLATHTALGVQKAVMYGHEASVTDTLQRTMLPSSLPEPTGVQLASRYLPASETAQVGGDWYDAIPLPGNRVALIVGDVMGHSMTSAAIMGQLRTIVQTLAGLDLPPDEVLHHLDEQAQRLGSEHIATCLYAVYDPISHRLLVANAGHPPAVLLHPDGRGEVLHVPPGAPIGVGGVAFESVEMPAPTGATLLLYTDGLVESRGTDVWTGIESLRGRLQAAAQRLVSAPLELLCDQVLDALGPGDRDDDIALLTARFDGFPPDSVAYWFLEPHPLTAGRARRLTRRALHRWGLDSMLDSTELLVSEVVTNAVRFASRPVALRLLRTDVLRCEVADDSPQVPRMRHAEPGDEGGRGLFLVDQLARRWGARRLSTGKVVWFEQQIPEELRESRPEAP, encoded by the coding sequence GTGACGGAGCACCGTATCCCCGATGAAGGCCCAGCCGGGCCGTCCGCCGAGGCCGCCCGGCCGGCGGGCGGTCCCCTGGCGCAGGTGGGGGGTACCGCGCCCATGGACCCGCAGGTCACCCGGACACCCCGGCCGCCCCCGCCGCGCCGTGGCCGCGCCGGGGACGCGTCCGGGCGGCCGGAGTGGGGGCCGCTCGCCCCGGCGCGCGACGCGGGGCGAACCGCGTCGCGCGCCGAAAGTCCCGAAGTGGAACATTCCCGGGACGCGGCGACACACGATGCCGGGCCGCAGACGGACCGGCTTCGATACCTCGACGTGGCGACCCGGCAGATCGCCCGCGGGATGGACCTGGACGAGACGCTCCTGGAACTGCGCCGGGCAGCCGTCCCCGCGTTCGCCGACGCAATAGTCATCCACCTGCACGATCCGCTGCCGGTCGGGGACGAGAAGCCTGCCACGCCCGTCGCCCTGAAGCTGCACAGCATCGACATCGCGCCGGAGGCTCGGGACGCCGACTGGTCCCGGATGCCCCTGCTGGGCAGCCTTCTCACCTGCCCGGATGTCGCCGAGCTCACGGGGCTGCTGCGGGCCGGGCGGCCTGCGTTCGGCGACGCGCCGGGGATCGCGCCCGCGGTGGCCGAGTTGCTGGGGCGGATGGCGAGTGCCCCGGGGACGCTGCCGCCGGGCCGGAGGCTGATTATCGCCCCGTTGCACGGCCGCCACCGCGCCCTGGGCACCGTCGTCCTCCTGCGCCGGCCCGACCGGCCCGCCTTCACCGGTGACGACCTGCTCGTCGCCTCCCAGCTCGCGACGCACACCGCTCTCGGCGTCCAAAAGGCAGTGATGTACGGACACGAGGCCTCCGTCACGGACACGCTGCAACGCACCATGCTCCCGTCGTCGCTGCCCGAGCCCACCGGCGTCCAGCTGGCCAGCCGGTATCTGCCGGCCTCGGAGACCGCCCAGGTCGGCGGCGACTGGTACGACGCGATACCCCTCCCCGGCAACCGCGTCGCGCTGATCGTCGGCGATGTCATGGGTCATTCCATGACGTCGGCCGCGATCATGGGCCAGCTGCGCACCATCGTGCAGACCCTCGCCGGGCTCGACCTCCCCCCGGACGAGGTCCTGCACCACCTCGACGAGCAGGCCCAGCGCCTCGGCAGCGAGCACATAGCGACCTGCCTCTACGCGGTCTACGACCCGATATCGCACCGACTGCTGGTGGCGAACGCCGGCCATCCGCCCGCGGTTCTTCTGCACCCGGACGGTCGCGGGGAGGTGCTGCACGTCCCGCCGGGCGCGCCGATCGGTGTCGGCGGCGTCGCCTTCGAATCCGTGGAGATGCCCGCACCCACCGGAGCGACCCTGTTGCTCTACACGGACGGCCTCGTCGAGTCCCGCGGCACAGACGTGTGGACAGGTATTGAGTCGCTGCGCGGCCGCCTCCAAGCCGCAGCCCAAAGGCTCGTATCCGCACCGCTGGAGCTGTTGTGCGACCAGGTGCTGGACGCTTTGGGCCCGGGTGACCGGGACGACGACATCGCACTGCTCACCGCCCGGTTCGACGGCTTCCCTCCGGACAGCGTCGCGTACTGGTTCCTGGAACCTCATCCGCTGACCGCGGGGCGGGCACGCCGGCTGACCCGCAGGGCGCTGCACCGCTGGGGCCTGGACTCCATGCTCGATTCGACGGAACTCCTGGTCAGCGAGGTCGTGACGAACGCCGTACGCTTCGCCTCGCGGCCCGTCGCGCTGCGGCTGCTCCGCACCGACGTGCTCCGCTGCGAGGTGGCCGACGACTCGCCGCAAGTGCCCAGGATGCGGCACGCGGAGCCGGGCGACGAGGGCGGCCGCGGCCTGTTCCTGGTCGATCAGCTCGCGCGGCGCTGGGGGGCGAGGAGGCTGAGCACCGGCAAGGTTGTCTGGTTCGAGCAGCAGATCCCCGAGGAACTTCGCGAGAGTCGCCCGGAAGCGCCGTAA
- a CDS encoding class I SAM-dependent methyltransferase translates to MINGDSGTGYESIRLDRRGQAEAFDAIGDRYDEAFPHKEGQLSAGEWLAASLPAGSRVLDLGCGTGMPTARQMADAGFEVVGVDLSDGMVKLARQYVPGAAFHQLDIADLRPGGPVDLGRFDAVAAFFSLLMLPRAEIPLALRTVHELLVPGGLFIMSMVEADVDNFSIPFLGNTIRVSGYLREDLHKVMEEGGFEIIKESSYTYAPAITDVPPEEQLFLCCRRRG, encoded by the coding sequence GTGATCAATGGGGACAGCGGGACCGGCTACGAGAGCATTCGGCTCGACCGCAGGGGCCAGGCCGAGGCCTTCGATGCCATAGGCGACCGCTACGACGAGGCCTTCCCGCACAAGGAGGGTCAGCTCTCCGCCGGCGAATGGCTGGCCGCGTCCCTGCCTGCCGGATCCCGGGTGCTGGACTTGGGCTGCGGCACCGGCATGCCGACCGCGCGCCAGATGGCGGACGCAGGGTTCGAGGTTGTGGGCGTCGACCTGTCCGACGGGATGGTGAAACTCGCCCGGCAGTACGTCCCCGGCGCGGCATTCCACCAGCTGGACATCGCAGACCTGCGGCCCGGTGGCCCTGTGGACCTGGGCCGCTTCGACGCGGTCGCGGCCTTCTTCTCCCTGCTGATGCTCCCGCGCGCCGAGATCCCACTCGCGCTGCGGACTGTCCACGAGCTGCTGGTTCCCGGCGGGCTGTTCATCATGTCGATGGTGGAGGCCGATGTGGACAACTTCTCGATCCCGTTCCTCGGAAACACCATCCGGGTGTCCGGCTACCTGCGTGAGGACCTGCACAAGGTCATGGAGGAGGGGGGCTTCGAGATCATCAAGGAGTCCTCCTACACCTACGCCCCGGCGATCACGGACGTGCCGCCAGAGGAGCAGCTCTTCCTCTGCTGCAGGCGACGCGGCTGA
- a CDS encoding DUF1206 domain-containing protein has translation MTSSHTHGRGRASRFTARRSAEKQTLTAAGRAGFAARGVVHILIGALAVGIALGSGGEEADRQGALRQVAEQPFGRMMLWALVVGFGCMALWRGARAVMTRGPRRKAGSRLLDGGRAVFYAAVCWATAAFAAGSGQGSSGDAKSQDWTASALKLPYGRVLVGVVGCILIGVGVVLAVRAALRRFLRHLDTGAMGRRTRQVVTGLGVGGGVARGTVFAAAGIFILVAAVRFDPNEAKGVDETLRSFAHTPMGPWLLVAVAVGLILFGIFSFASARWRRL, from the coding sequence GTGACGTCGTCCCACACACACGGGCGGGGCCGAGCCTCGAGGTTCACGGCCCGCCGCTCCGCGGAGAAGCAGACGTTGACCGCCGCAGGGCGGGCGGGCTTTGCCGCCCGGGGTGTCGTGCACATCCTCATCGGCGCGCTGGCCGTCGGGATCGCTCTGGGAAGCGGTGGCGAGGAGGCTGATCGCCAGGGCGCGCTCCGCCAGGTCGCGGAGCAGCCCTTCGGGAGAATGATGCTGTGGGCGCTTGTCGTCGGCTTCGGCTGTATGGCGCTCTGGCGGGGCGCCCGCGCGGTGATGACCAGGGGGCCTCGGCGGAAGGCCGGTTCCCGGCTGTTGGACGGTGGCCGGGCGGTCTTCTACGCCGCGGTCTGCTGGGCAACTGCCGCGTTTGCCGCCGGGAGCGGCCAGGGCTCCAGCGGCGATGCGAAGTCTCAGGACTGGACGGCATCGGCGCTGAAACTGCCGTACGGACGTGTGCTGGTGGGTGTCGTGGGCTGCATCCTGATCGGCGTCGGCGTGGTGCTCGCCGTACGAGCGGCGCTGCGGCGCTTCCTGCGGCATTTGGACACCGGCGCCATGGGCCGCCGCACGCGGCAGGTCGTGACGGGGCTGGGCGTGGGCGGCGGAGTGGCGCGTGGCACGGTGTTCGCCGCAGCAGGGATCTTCATCCTGGTGGCGGCCGTCCGCTTCGACCCGAACGAGGCCAAGGGCGTGGACGAGACGCTCCGCAGCTTCGCGCACACCCCTATGGGGCCGTGGCTTCTGGTCGCCGTCGCGGTCGGACTGATTCTCTTCGGCATCTTCTCCTTCGCCTCGGCGCGGTGGCGCCGCCTGTGA
- a CDS encoding GAF and ANTAR domain-containing protein — MNEQLLAKTFVELADNLVADFDLIDFLRLLTDRCVGMLGASAAGVLLADRDGELRVMAASDEQVRLLELFQLQNDEGPCLECFHTGAPVTVPDLRTQADRWPRFVAHAQHSGFTAVQALPMRLRDEVVGALNLFRTHPGPFDPVGTPIAQALADVATISLLQQRSTHRSNVLNEQLQTALNSRVLIEQAKGKLAERQGIDMEQAFTALRGYARAHNRRLSDLARAFIDDSEPLAGLGT, encoded by the coding sequence ATGAATGAGCAGCTCCTCGCCAAAACTTTCGTCGAGTTGGCGGACAACCTGGTCGCCGACTTCGACCTGATCGACTTCCTGCGCCTGCTGACCGACCGGTGCGTCGGCATGCTCGGTGCCAGCGCGGCCGGAGTGCTACTCGCCGACCGGGACGGCGAACTCCGCGTCATGGCCGCCTCCGACGAACAAGTACGCCTGCTCGAGCTCTTCCAGCTCCAGAACGACGAAGGCCCCTGCCTGGAATGCTTCCACACCGGCGCACCCGTAACAGTCCCCGACCTGCGCACGCAGGCCGACCGCTGGCCACGCTTCGTCGCACACGCCCAGCACAGCGGGTTCACGGCAGTCCAAGCCCTCCCGATGCGGCTGCGGGACGAGGTCGTCGGCGCCCTCAACCTCTTCCGCACCCACCCCGGCCCCTTCGACCCGGTCGGCACACCCATCGCCCAAGCCCTGGCCGACGTCGCCACCATCAGCCTCCTGCAACAACGCTCCACCCACCGCAGCAACGTCCTCAACGAACAGTTGCAGACCGCGCTGAACAGCCGCGTACTGATCGAACAGGCCAAAGGCAAACTCGCCGAACGCCAGGGCATCGACATGGAGCAGGCCTTCACCGCACTGCGCGGCTACGCCCGCGCACACAACCGCCGCCTGTCTGACCTCGCCCGCGCCTTCATCGACGACTCCGAACCCCTCGCCGGCCTGGGCACCTGA
- a CDS encoding ANTAR domain-containing protein — translation MTPQSRSARIRVLVAEQAAPRGARVGVVDVCTAAVAALPVGGAGVSAMSRTAASHPLCSTDDISHQLEELQLTLGEGPCVDAFALGTAVLTPDLRTGEIQGRWPAFAAAALEAGAGAVFALPLQIGAISPGVLDLYSSMPVELNAEELADAMAFADTATLVLLDAQIEEPHTPPAGIPLDRPSEDLGRYRSQIDQATGMLTVQLGVGVEEAFVRLRAHAYAHGRRLADVAADVVGRRLQFLLETDQFLPETDTDTDADQADEDA, via the coding sequence ATGACGCCCCAAAGCCGGTCGGCGCGGATCCGGGTGCTGGTGGCCGAGCAGGCGGCCCCACGGGGCGCCCGCGTCGGCGTGGTGGATGTGTGCACCGCCGCGGTGGCAGCCCTGCCGGTCGGCGGGGCCGGGGTGTCCGCGATGTCCCGGACCGCGGCCAGCCATCCGCTGTGCAGCACCGACGACATCAGCCACCAGCTGGAGGAACTGCAACTCACCCTCGGTGAGGGGCCGTGCGTGGATGCCTTCGCCCTCGGCACAGCCGTTTTGACGCCCGATCTGCGCACCGGTGAAATACAGGGCCGCTGGCCTGCGTTCGCCGCTGCGGCCCTGGAGGCCGGAGCGGGCGCGGTCTTCGCGCTCCCTCTACAGATCGGGGCGATCAGTCCGGGAGTTCTTGACCTCTACTCCAGCATGCCCGTCGAGCTGAACGCTGAGGAGTTGGCCGATGCCATGGCTTTCGCCGACACCGCGACGCTGGTCCTGCTCGATGCGCAGATCGAAGAGCCGCATACGCCGCCCGCCGGGATCCCGCTGGACAGGCCGTCCGAAGACCTGGGCAGGTACCGGTCCCAGATCGACCAGGCCACCGGCATGCTCACCGTACAACTCGGTGTCGGCGTCGAGGAGGCCTTCGTCCGACTGCGCGCCCATGCCTATGCCCACGGACGCCGGCTCGCCGACGTGGCCGCCGACGTGGTGGGCCGCCGACTCCAATTCCTCCTGGAGACAGACCAATTCCTCCCGGAGACAGACACAGACACGGACGCGGATCAGGCCGACGAGGATGCCTGA
- a CDS encoding STAS domain-containing protein has translation MPIPQLKVYRHDRESRALLTLAGEIDIDTAPLVRESLEQCLRDGIRTIDIDLTAVAFCDCSGLNAFLHASQRTTAAGGSLQLHYPRPLVARLVDLTDSGFLLRGLPLGRLLAPLQGGPVPTASASPRRPAPVVPALLGGVLGWPAG, from the coding sequence ATGCCCATTCCGCAGCTGAAGGTCTATCGGCACGACAGAGAGAGCCGGGCGTTGCTCACCCTGGCCGGTGAAATCGACATCGACACAGCCCCGCTGGTGCGCGAATCGCTTGAGCAGTGCCTGCGCGACGGCATCCGCACCATCGACATCGACCTCACCGCTGTCGCCTTCTGCGACTGCAGCGGCCTCAACGCTTTCCTCCACGCGTCACAACGGACCACCGCAGCCGGTGGATCACTCCAACTGCACTACCCGCGGCCGCTGGTGGCTCGGCTCGTCGATCTCACCGACTCCGGCTTCTTGCTCCGCGGCCTCCCGCTCGGACGCCTGCTCGCTCCTCTCCAGGGCGGACCCGTCCCGACTGCTTCAGCCTCGCCGCGTCGGCCTGCCCCGGTCGTGCCTGCCCTCTTGGGCGGTGTGCTGGGATGGCCTGCCGGGTGA
- a CDS encoding DUF5994 family protein, whose protein sequence is MGDSDTPDLGKLLPDAIYHAVKPGTALLRLETTRAREGTLDGAWWPHSRSVGAELPSLVSALTEHLGPITRVGLDASAWEGLPTRLSIDDRVVHIDSFPVGDDTVLITRGDGDHFSLLVVPPQATPDAARAAMARAVEAHNTTEAEQILIDTGADSADSRPGPSAHA, encoded by the coding sequence ATGGGCGACTCCGACACCCCCGACCTTGGCAAGCTCCTGCCGGACGCCATTTACCACGCCGTGAAACCCGGCACAGCTCTCTTGCGGCTGGAAACGACCCGGGCCCGGGAGGGGACGCTGGACGGCGCGTGGTGGCCGCATTCCCGCAGTGTCGGCGCCGAGCTGCCCAGTCTTGTCTCCGCGTTGACCGAACACCTCGGCCCCATAACCCGCGTCGGACTGGATGCGAGCGCCTGGGAGGGACTCCCGACGCGCCTGAGCATCGACGACCGGGTCGTGCACATCGACTCGTTCCCCGTGGGTGACGACACCGTCCTCATCACCCGAGGCGACGGGGATCACTTCTCACTGCTGGTGGTGCCGCCGCAGGCAACACCCGATGCGGCGCGCGCCGCGATGGCCAGAGCGGTCGAGGCACACAACACCACCGAGGCCGAACAGATCCTCATCGACACCGGCGCCGACTCGGCCGACTCACGCCCCGGGCCGTCCGCACACGCGTGA
- a CDS encoding DUF5994 family protein, which yields MTVTIGRTTIPGRVSSPGARLSLTSAGSVRGLLDGAWWPRSRDLSRELPALTDALDGLWGRITRVTVNPAYWPVVPRKVPVTGRMLHVGWFRDEQDPHKLILLSYTVGRWDLLVIPPETDAASAARLMAAAATPGSFRTASRLMADEAIARGATDARSREEEWETDGGAGSGGAGSSPLGIPSGLQRCAQGM from the coding sequence ATGACCGTGACCATCGGCCGTACGACAATCCCCGGGCGGGTTTCCTCGCCGGGGGCCCGCTTGTCCCTGACGTCGGCGGGCTCGGTTCGGGGCCTGCTGGACGGCGCCTGGTGGCCTCGCTCCCGCGACCTCTCCCGCGAACTCCCTGCCCTGACGGACGCGCTGGACGGACTCTGGGGCAGGATCACGCGCGTCACGGTGAATCCCGCCTATTGGCCCGTGGTCCCGCGCAAGGTGCCGGTCACCGGGCGCATGCTGCACGTGGGGTGGTTCAGGGACGAGCAGGACCCGCACAAACTGATCCTGCTTTCCTACACCGTCGGCCGCTGGGACCTGTTGGTGATTCCACCGGAGACCGATGCGGCTTCCGCCGCGCGGCTCATGGCCGCCGCAGCCACTCCCGGGAGTTTCCGCACCGCCAGCCGTCTGATGGCTGACGAGGCCATTGCTCGCGGCGCGACGGATGCCCGGAGCCGGGAAGAGGAATGGGAGACCGACGGCGGCGCCGGGTCCGGCGGGGCCGGGTCCTCACCGCTCGGGATCCCGAGCGGCCTCCAGCGCTGCGCCCAAGGGATGTGA
- a CDS encoding YciI family protein, with protein MKYLVMVQGSQADYEAMRGKASAHSPAWSEKDLQAMFAFMGEVNNDLSESGELVDGQGLAEPALTRHVTVDKDGRPVITDGPYGETKELLAGYWVLECESLERVTEIAARVAQCPIPEGATDYPVVIRPIQDGGGDC; from the coding sequence ATGAAGTATCTGGTGATGGTCCAGGGCTCGCAGGCCGACTACGAAGCGATGCGCGGGAAGGCGTCCGCCCACAGCCCGGCCTGGAGCGAGAAGGATCTGCAGGCGATGTTCGCCTTCATGGGCGAGGTCAACAACGACCTCTCCGAGTCCGGCGAGCTCGTGGACGGGCAGGGACTGGCCGAGCCGGCCCTGACCCGCCATGTCACCGTGGACAAGGACGGACGGCCTGTGATCACCGACGGTCCGTACGGAGAGACCAAGGAGCTGCTCGCCGGGTACTGGGTGCTCGAATGCGAGAGCCTGGAGCGGGTCACCGAGATCGCCGCGCGCGTCGCGCAGTGCCCCATTCCGGAAGGGGCCACCGACTACCCCGTGGTCATCCGGCCCATCCAAGACGGCGGAGGCGATTGTTGA
- a CDS encoding RNA polymerase sigma factor, with translation MLRRTTEVEDLLRLHAPQVLGALVRRYGHFGPAEDSVQEALLAAAQQWPEQGLPDNPRGWLIKVASRRLTEQLRSDEARRRREETVAALTPRDAFTAPAPGESRAPSEDDTLTLLFLCCHPELTPAAQVALTLRAVGGLTTAEIARAHMVPEATMAQRISRAKQKIKGVPFRQPGPEDRDRRLAVVLQVLYLIFNEGYTATSGSDLNRADLAGEAIRLTRAVRRLLPKEGAVAGLLALMLLTDARSAARTGPHGELIPLDEQDRTRWDQESIAEGTSLVEEALSEGPAGVYQLQAAIAALHDEAARADDTDWPQILALYDLLVRLAPEPMAELGRAVALAMVHGPEAGLAEVAKLEDRLAGHHRLDAVRAHLLEKAGDAEGARAAYQLAARRTLSVPETRYLQMRAARLLP, from the coding sequence TTGTTGAGACGTACGACCGAGGTTGAGGACCTGCTGCGCCTGCACGCGCCGCAGGTCCTCGGTGCGCTGGTACGGCGGTACGGACACTTCGGCCCGGCCGAGGACTCCGTACAGGAAGCGCTGCTCGCCGCCGCGCAGCAGTGGCCTGAGCAGGGACTGCCCGACAATCCCCGCGGCTGGCTGATCAAGGTCGCGTCCCGTCGTCTCACGGAGCAGCTGCGCAGCGACGAGGCCCGGCGCAGACGCGAGGAGACGGTCGCGGCGCTGACCCCCCGGGACGCGTTCACGGCGCCTGCGCCCGGTGAGAGCCGCGCCCCCTCCGAGGACGACACCCTCACTCTGCTCTTTCTGTGCTGCCACCCCGAACTCACCCCGGCCGCGCAGGTCGCGCTCACGCTGCGGGCCGTCGGCGGTCTGACCACGGCCGAGATCGCCCGCGCACATATGGTGCCCGAGGCGACGATGGCGCAGCGGATCAGCCGTGCCAAGCAGAAGATCAAGGGCGTGCCCTTTCGGCAGCCGGGGCCCGAGGATCGCGATCGGCGGCTCGCCGTGGTGCTCCAGGTGCTCTACCTGATCTTCAACGAGGGCTATACGGCCACTTCCGGCAGCGACCTGAACCGTGCCGACCTGGCCGGCGAAGCGATCCGGCTGACCCGGGCCGTACGCCGGCTGCTGCCCAAGGAGGGTGCGGTGGCCGGGCTGCTGGCGCTGATGCTGCTCACCGACGCCCGCAGCGCGGCGCGCACCGGCCCGCACGGCGAGCTGATCCCGCTCGACGAGCAGGACCGCACCCGCTGGGACCAGGAGTCGATCGCGGAGGGCACATCCCTGGTGGAGGAGGCTCTGTCAGAGGGGCCGGCCGGGGTCTACCAGCTGCAGGCGGCGATCGCGGCGCTGCACGACGAGGCGGCGCGCGCCGACGACACGGACTGGCCGCAGATCCTGGCCCTGTACGACCTTCTCGTACGCCTCGCTCCCGAGCCGATGGCCGAACTCGGCCGGGCCGTGGCCCTCGCCATGGTGCACGGGCCCGAGGCCGGGCTCGCCGAAGTCGCCAAGCTGGAGGACCGGTTGGCGGGCCACCACCGGCTCGACGCCGTACGCGCGCACCTGCTGGAGAAGGCGGGAGACGCCGAAGGCGCACGCGCCGCTTATCAGTTGGCGGCCCGGCGCACCCTCAGCGTCCCGGAGACGCGCTACCTCCAGATGCGGGCGGCCCGGCTGCTGCCCTGA
- a CDS encoding PP2C family protein-serine/threonine phosphatase, with protein MGHRQQAGGYSAPRIVRVLPTLMIVGGLVFDYFTPPRFTAVPFFAAAPLIAAPFSSWIATLLTGIAATLSVLGLRYYNETVSEVTSFTELFTVLTVAGLALLINRLVRLSRERLASARVIAEAAQRAVLPAPAARIAGLHIAARYEAAQADAFIGGDLFAVQDTPFGVRLVVGDVRGKGLEAVETVAVILGAFREAAEQEGSLEGVAARLERALAREGTRRDELDAVEGFTTAVLAEIPHGEGVLRVVNRGHPEPLVLYADGDVDILEPTQAALPLGMGELGAWPDRSDAHPLPPGATLLLYTDGLSEARDASGVFYDPGERLAGRLFPGPEELLDVLVDDVRRHTRGGATDDMALLAVSRPTEGQPDRRRIVPVVRALAGSERRSK; from the coding sequence GTGGGGCACCGACAGCAGGCCGGCGGCTACAGCGCTCCTCGTATCGTCCGTGTGCTGCCCACGCTGATGATCGTCGGCGGTCTTGTCTTCGACTACTTCACCCCGCCCAGATTCACGGCCGTGCCGTTCTTCGCGGCCGCCCCGCTGATCGCCGCGCCCTTCTCCTCCTGGATCGCCACCCTGCTGACCGGCATCGCGGCGACCCTGTCCGTGCTCGGTCTGCGCTACTACAACGAGACCGTGTCCGAGGTCACGTCGTTCACCGAGCTGTTCACCGTGCTCACCGTCGCCGGGCTCGCCCTGCTCATCAACCGCCTCGTAAGACTCAGCCGTGAGCGCCTCGCCTCCGCCCGGGTGATCGCCGAGGCCGCCCAGCGCGCCGTGCTGCCCGCCCCCGCAGCCCGGATCGCCGGGCTGCACATCGCCGCGCGGTACGAGGCGGCGCAGGCCGACGCCTTCATCGGCGGCGACCTCTTCGCCGTACAGGACACGCCCTTCGGGGTGCGGCTGGTGGTCGGAGACGTACGGGGCAAGGGGCTGGAGGCGGTCGAAACGGTGGCCGTGATCCTCGGGGCGTTCCGGGAGGCTGCCGAGCAGGAGGGTTCGCTCGAAGGGGTCGCCGCGCGTCTTGAGCGGGCGCTGGCGCGTGAGGGCACGCGGCGGGACGAACTGGACGCGGTCGAGGGGTTCACCACCGCCGTGCTCGCCGAGATCCCGCACGGCGAGGGCGTCTTGCGGGTAGTGAACCGGGGCCATCCGGAACCGCTGGTGCTGTACGCCGACGGGGACGTGGACATCCTGGAGCCGACCCAGGCCGCGCTGCCGCTCGGAATGGGCGAACTGGGGGCGTGGCCGGACCGGTCGGATGCGCATCCGCTGCCCCCCGGGGCCACGTTGCTCCTCTACACGGACGGTCTCTCCGAGGCGCGCGACGCGAGCGGCGTCTTCTACGACCCCGGCGAGCGGCTTGCGGGCCGGCTCTTTCCAGGGCCCGAGGAGCTGCTGGACGTGCTCGTCGACGACGTACGACGGCATACGCGCGGTGGGGCCACGGACGACATGGCGCTGCTGGCGGTCAGCCGCCCCACCGAGGGGCAGCCGGACCGCCGCAGGATCGTGCCGGTGGTCAGAGCCCTTGCAGGTTCGGAGCGCCGGAGCAAGTGA